CGTGGTACAGTCGGTCGCCGCTCACCACGTCGTACCCCTCGTTAATCAACGCGAGGAAGTCCGGGATGCGCTCCATCGGGTACGTCCCGTCGCAGTCGGTCGTGATCCGAACCGGGTTGCTCGCCTCGTACAGCGCGCGCCGCACCGCGGCGCCGTAGCCGCTCGGGGGCTGCGGAACGACGCGGGCGCCGCGTTCGCGGGCGATTTCGGCGGTCCCGTCGTCGGAACTGTCCACGACGACGACCTCCGCTCGGCCGTCGGTCGCCGCGTCGATGTCGTCGAGCACCGGGCCGATCGCCTCGGCCTCGTTGTACGCACCCATGACGACGCTCACGTCGTCGAGGGTGTAGCCGCGTTCGTGCATACTCGCCGATAGTGGAGGCGGCTTTTAGGCTTGCCGAAAAGTTGTGGCCGACGACGGCGACCGCGACACGGGGACCGGTCGCGAGCGGTTCCCAGCGATTGGGACTCGGCTGTCCCTCCCTTTTCTGGGCAGCCACAAGCCGAACATGTATGTCGAACTCCCGAACACCATCGGCGACGCGACGGACCGTACTCCGAACGGCGCTGGCGACCGGAGCGGCAGCGGCAGGCGGCGCGGCGGCGACGCCAGCGGCGGCGCAGTCCGGCGGTGGGCTGGCCGAGTGGTTCTCGAACACGGGGAACTACGACGGCGTCGTCGACGAGACTGGGAGTGGATCGGTCACCGTCCAGGTCGGGTCGGAGGCGAACGGCGGCGCGTACGGGTTCAGCCCCGCGGCGGTGCGCGTCGACCCCGGAACGACTGTGACGTGGGAGTGGACCGGTAACGGGGGGTCACACAACGTCGTCGACGAGGGCGGCGCCTTCGAATCCGAATTGGTCGGAGAGTCGGGCCACACGTTCGAGCACACCTTCGAGGAGACCGGCGTCTACCGCTACGCCTGCACCCCGCACAAGGCGATGGGGATGAAGGGCGCTGTCGTCGTTGGCGACGCCGAAGTCGGTGGCGGGGGCGGCGACGGTGAGGGCGGCGGGTCCTCGACAGACAGCGGCGCGAGCGGGGAGTCGACAGCCACCGCGACCGACGAAGCGACGAACACGACCGCCGCAGGCGGGGCGAGCGGGTCGGGGGGGAGCGACGTGGGCGACGCGCCGGCGTACCTGCTCGTCGGCGGCGGGATCGCGGCCGCCATCTCCCCGCTCGTGTTCGGCCTGGTGATGGCCGTCCTCGGTGACGGATACGGGCCCGACCCGGATGGCACGGGTGGCTACCGAACCAACGGCGAGAGCGACAGTCGCCGCGAGGAGAGGTGAGACGCCGTGGCGCGCGCGAAACTCCGAGTGACGCTGCCGGAGGACACCTGGGTCGGAGCGGTGTCGCGCGACCACTCCGACGCACGGCTCTCGGTGCTGTCGGTGCTGCCGACCGGGGAGGGTCGCGGGGTGACGCTGGTGAGCCTCCAGGCCGACGACGCGCCCGCGGTCGTCCGCGACATCGAGCACCACGACCTGGTGGAGGAAGTAGAGCTCCAGCGCGCCGCCGAGGACGTCCGTGAGGTCGTCATCCGCGTCGAGACGACCGACCCGCGACTGTTGAAGCCGCTGCGCGACTCGCGGCTCCCCGTGGAGTTCCCCCTGGTCGTCTCGGAGGGCGTCGCCGAGGTGACGGTCGCGGGATCGCGCGAACGGCTGTCGGCGCTGGCGACGGCGCTGGAGGCGACGGGCATGGAGTTCAGCGTCGGGTACGTCCACGACGCGCTCGACGCAGAGGACCTGCTCACCGAGCCACAGCGCGACCTGCTCGTGGCGGCCATCGATGCTGGATACTACGACACACCCCGCGATGCAACCCTGACCGAGTTGGCCGACCAGCACGGCATCGCGAAGTCGACCGCCAGCGAGCGACTCCACCGCGCGGAGGGGAAGGTGATCAAACGATTCGCCGAGGACGCCCTCGGCCTCGACCCAGAGGTGCCGACAGGCCTGTCGGCGGGGGAGCGATGAACGGCGACGGCTCCGAATCGGGGACCGGCGACGCACCCGGACCGTGGGGCGTCGCCCCGACGGCGGTCACGACCGTCGACGACCTCTCGAGCGACCTGCGAGAGGACCTCGGTGTCCCCGAGGGCAGGGCGGCTACGGGCATCGACGTGCGGTCGGCGCCGCCGCCAGAGCCACTCACCGACACCGTCGCAGCGCTGACGGAGACCGACGATACGACCGTGCTCTTCCAGCGCAACGACCGCGTCCCGGTCCACCTGTTCGACCGGCTCGACGAGCGTGGGTACGAACACGCCAGCGTCGAGCGCGACGGCGAGGCGTTGACTGCCGTCTGGCGCGAGTGACGCGAGAGCGCGAACACGTTCGGCGTGAGCGACTCGGGGCGAGAGACCGTACGATCTGCCACCATGTTCGGTCGATCGTCGCTCCCGTTCGGTGACGCAACGGAGACGAGTCCCTCGGACGACGCGGGCGGTGACGAGGTGGACGACGAGCAGCCGACCGCCGCGACCGCCGACGACCGGTTCGACCCACCCGACGCGTTCGTGCCCGAGTCGCTCCCGGAAGCCGGCGACTGGCTCAGTTCGGGCGATGCGACCGTGCTGACCGGGGGTGCACACGTCGGCGTGCGGGCGGTCGTCCGCGATATCTTCGAGGCACGCGGGGTTCGAGACGCCACCTTCGGCTACGTCCTGACGAAGTTGGAGCGCGACCGCGACCACCCCGAGGCGGGCCTGCGCTACGCTCGTGACGGGCGCACGCTCCGCGTCGAGTTCGTCCCCACGACCGCGTTCTGTCCGCAGGGCGGGTCGCTCGCGCTGGCGGCGTCCCGAGCGCTCAACGCTGAGTGCGAGCGGCACGGCTTCGAAGCGGTTCGCGTCCGAATCGCGGACGACTACCACTCGAGCGAGGCCGTGAACCGTCGGCTCCGCGAGCAGGCCGACCACCCACACGACGAGCAGGACGGCGCGAGTAGGGACGGCGGGAGGAGCGGCGTCGGCGGGGGCGACCGGTCGTGAGCGTCGCGGGTGGTCCTGGCGGACCGGCTCCAGCGGTCGACGGCGGCCCGGAGTACGGACCGCCGGCGCCGACGGTCGTCCGGGGTGTGGCGCTCTCGGCGGGGCTGCTTGTCCTCTGGGCGGGGGCGCTCGCTGCCGAGCGACTCGGGGCTCTCGACGCGACGGGTGCGCTCGGGACGACACACCTGCTGTTCGCCGGCGTCGCCTGTACCGCGATTGCGGCTGCGGTCCCGCAGTTCGTCGCCGTGTGGTCGACGACGCCACTGCGGTGGCCCCATCTCGCGGCGGCGGCGCCGCCGCTCGTGGCGGTCGGGACGCTCGGCGTCGCCGGGGGATTTCTCACGGGGTCACTCCTCCTGACGGCACTCGGTGGCATCCCGCTCGCAGGTGGCCTGTGGTCGTTGACGGCCTCGGTGACGCGCACCGTGCTGCCGTGTCGGCCCTGGGATGCGACCGAGCGGGGACTGATCGCGGGGACGTGGAGCCTCGCGCTCGGGGGTGCACTGGGGCTGGTCGTGGGCGCGACCCACGCGACCACGCTGGGACCGGTGCTCGGCGTCGACTACCCCGCCCTCGTCGGCGCGCACGCGACGCTGATGGTCTTGGGCGGCGTCCTCGGCGTCGGATACGCAGGCGTGTTCAGGCTGTCGTCGATGCTCACCGGCGCGCCCGACGACCCGCGCGTCCAGCGGGTGGCCGCCGCGGTCGCGACCGTCCATCCGGCGTCTGTCGGCCTGTTGGCGGGCGGACGACTGGTCGGTGTCCGGACGGTCGCGCTCGCGGGCGCCGTCGGCGTCGTGACCTGTGCGTTCGCCGCCGGTGCCGTCGTCGCCCGTCGCGTGTGGGTCGGGCGCGAGTCGTCGCCCGCGACGCGACGATACGGTGTGGTCGCGGTCGCGCTCCCGGCGTGGGGGGCCACCGCCGGCGCTCGGTGGGCCGCCGACCCCCTCGCTCGCACCGCGGTCCTCGGGGGGCGGGCCGCCGAGCCGCTGCTGTGGGGCGCCGTGGTCTGTCTCGTCGTCGGCTCGCTGTACCACGTCGGGCCGTTCCTCGTGTGGCTGGAGCGATACGCCGATCGACTCGGACTCGAGCCGGTCCCGACCGTCGATGATCTGTACGACGACCGCGTCGCGCGCGTCGACGGCGCCGCACTGGTCGTCGGGGTGGCGGCCCTCACGGCTGCCGCGGCGGACGCACCGTGGGCGACGACGCTCGGCGCGGTCGGCGCCGCTGTGCTCGTCGTCGCCGCTGCGGGCGTCTGCGCCAACCTCGTGCGGGTCGTCCACCTGCACGCGCCGTGGACGGTCGCGGAGGTGATGGTGGGCGGGACTCCCGAGTAGCGGTCGCGGAGCACCGCGGCTTGGGACCGGGAGGCTCGCCCGCGACTACGACTCCTTCGTGACGCGGGTCACGTAGCCGCCACAGCCGCAGCGGTCGACGAAGGTCCAGTCCACGTCGTCGCCGAAGCGATCGCTCAGCGCGGGGTAGAGGTACGTCTCCGGGTGGCCGAGGTCGCCGTGGGTGACGAGGTTGACGTGGACGCCGACGGTCGTCCGCTCGACGGCGTCTATCGCTTCCTCGCACACGAGCGCCTCGTCGTCGGCGTGGCGCGGCTCCTCCAGTTTCGCCGACCACGACGTGTCGTGGCGCTCGTCGTCGTCGCTGTCCGTGTGCGGGTCCGCTCCGGTCGCGGCGTCGGTGTTCGCCGTCATCGGTCGACCGTACGACCGCCCGACCCGTCGGCGCTTCCCCGAACGTCTTCGCTCGCGGCGGAGCGCGAGACCGACCGGCGGTCGGCCAGTCGGTCAGTCGGCCAGTCGGCCAGTCGGGGAAGCGGCCCCGACGGCGGTGGGTGGGCTACCGGACGGGTGCAGAACGGAGGCGCGAAGAGACCGCGAGGAGTTTGCGGGCGATGCCTGCGATCGGTCGTGGGCACCGGTCGGGCCGTGCAGGAGCCGGCGCGAGTCAGTACATCGGCCCTTCCTCGTCTTCGGCTGCGGGCGTGTTGGGACTGGGGTCGAACACGTCGGGCTTCTCCTCGCCCTCGACCGTGATGACGCCCATCATCCCCTTGCGGGCGACCCGCGACAGTGCGTGGTCGACGAAGCCACGTGCTCGGGCACCGGGAAGTCGAGGGTGCCGACCATACAGCTCCCCGGCGGCACGTTCACCGTCTGGAGGTACTGCTCGGCGCGCCCCGCGAGGCCGCCGTCGCGGTACGCCTCTGTCCAGACGTTGCCGATGGGGTGGAAGTTGCTGTTGAGGTTCGGCCCGCCCGTCACCATGAACACGCGGGCGGTCTCGCCGGTCTTCGCGGTGGGGGTGCCGAAGCCGTCGGGCGTGATGGCGTACTTCTGGCCGTTGAGGAGGACGTACGTCGGGTCCTCCGCCTTCATCGCCTCCATGTCGAAGCTGTGGCGCCCCTTCTCGCCGGCGGCCTTGTCGGTGTACAGCTCGTGCTGGCCGAAGTAGAACTCGCGGTCGACCTCCGGCAGACCCTCCTCCGGTTCGACGAGGATCATTCCGAACATGCCCGACGCGATGTGGTAGTCGAGGTTCGGGACCGCACAGTGGTAGATGTAGGCGCCGGGGTACCGCGCTTGGAACTCCATGGCGTTCTCCTTGCCGGGGGCGGCGTTCGTCGCGATTGCGCCGCCGGCGGTGCCGTAAACGGCGTGGAAGTCGACGTTGTGCGGCATCGCGTTCGACGAGGCGTTCTTCAAGTTGAACTTCACCGTGTCCCCCCGACGGACACGGATCATCGGGCCCGGGATCTGCCCGTCGAACGTCATGTAGTCGTACACGACGCCGTCCTCGACTTCCGCGCGGACCTCCTTGGCCGTCAACTCCACCTCGACGGTCTTCGGCTCGTCACGATCGATCGGATCCGGGATGTCCGTGGGGTCGGCCGCGACGCGGTTCGTCGTCGGCTTCCCGCTCTGTCGCTCGGTCGTCTTGCGAGCGGTCTCGGTCTCACTATCGGTCGGCGCACGGCCCGAACATCCAGCGAGCGCGGTCCCGCCGGCGCCCGCGCCGATCGCCTTCAGCGTCGTGCGTCGGGTTTGTGGCATCAGTTGGCACCTCGCGTTTGCGTGTTGGGACACGACCCCCATCAAGCGGCGTCGCGGTTTTCGATCGCGGGGGACCGCGACGAACACGTTCACGGGTGCTGAAAAGGCGACACCAAGGAGCGGCGTCGCTCACGCCCGCTACACGGGCCGTCACCGATTCGCGCCCAGCCCTTCGGACGAGGGGCCGTGCCCCCCGTCTGACCGGCGGGCCGACCACGGACTCACAGCCCGAGTCCGGTACTGTACTCCAACGTTCCGAACCCGGTCCCCATCGACTCGGCGTCTATCGGCGTGCCGCCGACGGTTCCCGTGAGGCCGGCCATCCGGAACATGAACTCGTTGTAACTCCAGTGCGAGGTGACCCGGCCGCCGAGTCGCGGGCGGTCGAGCCAGTTTCTCGCGTGGCCGTACGTCTGAGCGACGAACCGGACGTAGTCGCCCGCCTCGTTCTCGACGCGAACGTCGAAGTCGGGGTGTTCGCCGGTGCCGAGCAGCGGTTCGACGGTGATGCGATCGAACTCGACCTGTCCCTCGCCCGAACCCCAGTTCCAGAAGCCGGTCTGTCGTAGTGGGATCGTCAGTCGTTCGAGTGTGTTCGACGAAGAGAAGCCGTATCCGCGCCGGAACAGGTGGGGGCCGACGAACGGCACCAACACCGAGAAGGAGGTTCCGTCCGGGAAGATGGCCCAGATCCACTTCCACGGCATCAGCGGGACGTCGAAGCACACGCGCTGGAAGTAACACGACCCCGACAGCGTCTCGGGGCCGTCGGGCAGGTCGAACTCCCCTCGAACTCCATCTGGCGCCACGCGACGACCTCGGCGCCACCCAACGGGGTGTCCACGTCCAGGGACGTGTGGGGCGAGGTCATCTTCGAGTCGAGGGCACCCCACGCCTCGAACTCCGCCTCGGCGTCGTCGCCGACGACGTGGGCCCGCAGTCCGAGGGAGTCGTCGTCGGAGAGCGCCGTCAGTTCGCTTCCGCGCCTGGTGCCGTCTTCGCCCTCTGCCCACGCGTCGAGGCGCTGGTCCTCGCGGGACAGCACCGCCTCCGCTGGCTGCCTGACGACGTGGTCGTGGACCACGTCCTCGTCGCCGGCCCACCCGACCGTCGTCGCGTCGAACCGGTCCACGCCGTCGGTGACGGATCGGTCGGCGTCCATCCCACCCGGCGGCAGGTCGTTCACGCGGGACTGGTCACCCACGCAGGCGGCGACCGAGAACATGAGCTGTCGCGGCCCGTACCCCTCTTCGCCCTCCGGGAACAGGAGGAAGAACCACCACGAGGACGACGTCGCGTTCTGTCGCTCGGGGTTCTGCCACCAGATCTTCTCGAACGCACGCCGGTGGTCGGGGAGCGACCTGTCCGCGAAGGCGTCGGTCATTGGTGTCCCTCCCGCTGGGCCGGTCAAATAAGCCGCACATCGGTCGCCGGTGTCTCGTCGGCGCCCCGACACAACGAGGCAACTCCAGTCTTCGCAGGGGCGCCCGGACCCGGTGTCCCGCCACGGCGAGGCGCCGTGGCGGTCAGTCGTCGCTCAAGAACGCCCGCACAGCGCCGGTGGTGACGACGCTGTCGGCGTCGTCGGCCACGCGGCGCGTGCGGAGCTTCGCGGCCACGTCGTACGCGAACAGCGCCGTGCCCGCGATGATCATCGTGTCACCGGGGAGGCGCGCCCAGAACAGCGTCTGGACGAGCGGGCGCTCGTAGAACGCCAGCGAGCGCGCGGCGTCGTACGTCCCGGTGAACGCCACCTCCAGTTGGAGGAAACCGACTGGGAGCACCGAGACGAACACCATCAGCGCGAGGCCGACGTTCCACAGCCAGAACGCCCAGCGGAGGCGACGACCGCTCCAGTCGCGGATCGTGAAGCGGAGCACGTACGTCGCCATGCCGAGGGCGAGGAATCCGAACGCGCCGAACATCGCCGCGTGGGCGTGACCCACCGTGAGGTACGTGCCGTGCTCGTAGTAGTTGATCAGCGGGAGGTTGATGAAGAAGCCGAGCACGCCGGCGCCGACGAAGTTCCACAGCCCCGACGCGATGATGAACATGAACGGCAGGGTGTACGGGAACGACTCGCCGCTGGTCGCGAGCGCGCGGTACTCGTTGAGCGCCTCCAGCAGGATGACGACCAGCGGGATCAGTTCCAGCGTCGAGAACACGCTGCCGATTGGGATCCACAGGTCGGGCATCCCGATCCACCAGTAGTGGTGGCTGACGCCGATGACGCCCGACCCCATCACGAGCAGCGCCTCGACCATCACGGCCTTCTCGGCCGACCGGCGCCGCAAGAGGTTCATCGACACCAGCGTCATGCCGACGACGGCGACGATGAAGAACTCGAAGGCGCCCTCGACCCACATGTGGACGACCCACCAGCGCCAGAACTCCGTCACCGCGATGTTCGTCTGCGGCGTGAACATGAACCCCGCGGTGAACAGGAGGGCGATCGATCCACCCGCGTACAGGATCATGTGGGCGAGCCCGTACGGCTCCTCGCGGTCGAGCAGCGGCTTCAGACCGCGGGCCGCGAGGTACGCCCAGCCGAGGAAGCCCGCGAGCAGGCCCACCTGCCACAGTTTCCCGACTTCGAGGTACTCCAAGCCCTCGTTGCCGAGGATCCACCAGAGGTCGCCGTCGATGTAGCCGTGCGAACCGAGCCAGATGCCCGTCAGCCCGCCGACGGCGACGACGACCAGGGCGACGAGCAGCCCCTTCACGTAGCGCGCCTGGTTCGACGGCTCGTAGCCGGTGAGCAGCGGCGGGAGGAACAACCCGGCCCCGAGCCACAGCGTCGCTATCCACAGGATACCGAGGTCGATGTGCCACGTCTTCGCCATCGCGAACGGGAGCAGTTGGAGGATGTCGACCCCGAGGATCGACTCGACGCCGAAGAACGCGTGGCGCTCGATGTAGAAGTGCGCGAGGAGGCCCCCGAGCAACGTCTGTGCGAGGAACAACAGTGCCGCGACGGGGACGAACCACAGCGCGGCAGACTGGCTGGGTAGCAGGTCGACGTCGTCGGGATGTGGCACGTCGACCCCCTCGGTCGACGGCTCGGGGAGGTCGATCGACTTGTACAGCCACACGCCGATCCCCGCGCCGGCGACGAGCAGCACCATCGCGACGACGCTCCACGTCATCGCCGAGGCACCCGGCGTGTTGCCCGCAGCGGGCTGGTACGGCCAATCGTTCGTGAAACTGTGGTCGGCGCCCGGACGGTCGGTGTGCGAGAACCACGCGGTCCACAGCGCGAAGTCGGCGAAGCGACGGGCGTCTTCCTCGCTGTCGATCATGTTCGCGGGGACGCCGCGCTCGTTCGACCCCTCGTGGTAGCGCTCGACGTACGTCTCGCGCACCTGCTGGTGGGCATACGCCTCGGCGGCCGAGTGCTCGATGGTGCCGTCACCCGGCGTGCCGTCGGACAGTTCGTTCTCGACGGTCGCGTCGACCGACGCCTGTTCCTCGTCGGTGAGGTCGGCGTACGACTCCCCGTAGCGCTCCTCGGCGTAGTACGTCCGCATCGCGTCGACCTTGAGGTCCAGCGCGTCAGCCGTGTAGTCCGGCCCGAAGTACGCACCGTTGCCGAGGATCGACCCGTGGTTCATCAGGCCGTCCCGCTGGAACGCCGCCTTGCCGTCTTGGATCTGTGCTTCAGTGGCAATCGTCTCGCCGTCGGGGCCGACGACCCGGTCTGGGATCGGCGGCGCCTCCTGGTACGCGAGGTACGCCCCCGCGCCCATCACGACGAGGTTGACGACGAAGGCGACGACCAGCGCCTTCGCCAGAGATCGTCTGGTCACTCGCATGCAGTCGACGGTAGCCAGCCCCGACCCTTCAGCCACCGACGGCGTTCCCCGCTCCCGAGGGCCGGCGCGAACACGTTCGGGGGCGTATCCCCGGCGGCAGCCCTAACAGCAGAACATGAACGGGTACATGAGCGCGACGCGGTCGCCGTCGGACAGTTCCGTGTCGAAGCCGTCGAGTTGTTCGTTGAAGCGGCCGTTCACGCAGATCCGAGCGTACCGCCGGGTGCGCTCACCCTCGGGGTTCGCACGGAAGTCCGCCGGGAGTGTCTCTGGGGCGGGTGCCCACCCAGGGGCGACGGCGTCCTCGGGCGTCTCCGCGATGAGCAGGTCGGCCACGTCGTACTCGTCGAGGAACGCGTCGAGGAACTCCCGCAGCGTCGTCCCCTCGAAGGAGAACTCGAAGCGCGAGGTGGGTAACGCGTCGTACAGGCGGCCTGTGCCGCGGACCTCGACGGTCGTGACGGCGCGCTCGTCGGGCGATTCCGTAGGCTCCGGCGTCACAGAGCTCATACGTACTCGTACGGGCGGAGCCTCCGTGGCGTTGACCCCGAACACGTTCGTCAGCAGAGAGACGTGGCGGCGACCGACCCGAGTCGTCAGTCGGCCGACGACGGCGCTCCACCCGTGTCGGGGTCGACCGCGTCGACGCCGCGCTCCTCGGGCGTCAGGTAGCACTGGGGATCTGGCGCCTCAAACTCACCCTCGACCGTGAGCGCACGGAGCCGACTCGAGCCGTGACAGACGTCGCTGTACGCGCACTCCCGGCACTGCTCGCCGAGGCTGTCCGGTCGGTCCCGCAGGCGCCGGAGGAGCGGGTTCGACTCGTCGTCCCAGATGGCGCCGAACGAGCGGTCGCGGACGTTCCCCAGCGCGTACGACTGCCAGAACTGCGTGGCGTGGACGTTCCCCTGGTAGTCGATGTCGGCGATGCGCTCGCCGGCGGGGTCGCCGCCGTTGGTCGCGAG
This genomic interval from Halobaculum marinum contains the following:
- a CDS encoding dolichyl-phosphate hexose transferase, which encodes MHERGYTLDDVSVVMGAYNEAEAIGPVLDDIDAATDGRAEVVVVDSSDDGTAEIARERGARVVPQPPSGYGAAVRRALYEASNPVRITTDCDGTYPMERIPDFLALINEGYDVVSGDRLYHGAETMPAMNRLGNKLFAATASVLGGHTLHDVTTGMRAYHEDVIESIRWTENTGLSAELLIRPAMRGYRIRQEPIAYDERLGETKLDPFSGGAEIGKSILKCCIEERLGLGR
- a CDS encoding nitric-oxide reductase large subunit gives rise to the protein MRVTRRSLAKALVVAFVVNLVVMGAGAYLAYQEAPPIPDRVVGPDGETIATEAQIQDGKAAFQRDGLMNHGSILGNGAYFGPDYTADALDLKVDAMRTYYAEERYGESYADLTDEEQASVDATVENELSDGTPGDGTIEHSAAEAYAHQQVRETYVERYHEGSNERGVPANMIDSEEDARRFADFALWTAWFSHTDRPGADHSFTNDWPYQPAAGNTPGASAMTWSVVAMVLLVAGAGIGVWLYKSIDLPEPSTEGVDVPHPDDVDLLPSQSAALWFVPVAALLFLAQTLLGGLLAHFYIERHAFFGVESILGVDILQLLPFAMAKTWHIDLGILWIATLWLGAGLFLPPLLTGYEPSNQARYVKGLLVALVVVAVGGLTGIWLGSHGYIDGDLWWILGNEGLEYLEVGKLWQVGLLAGFLGWAYLAARGLKPLLDREEPYGLAHMILYAGGSIALLFTAGFMFTPQTNIAVTEFWRWWVVHMWVEGAFEFFIVAVVGMTLVSMNLLRRRSAEKAVMVEALLVMGSGVIGVSHHYWWIGMPDLWIPIGSVFSTLELIPLVVILLEALNEYRALATSGESFPYTLPFMFIIASGLWNFVGAGVLGFFINLPLINYYEHGTYLTVGHAHAAMFGAFGFLALGMATYVLRFTIRDWSGRRLRWAFWLWNVGLALMVFVSVLPVGFLQLEVAFTGTYDAARSLAFYERPLVQTLFWARLPGDTMIIAGTALFAYDVAAKLRTRRVADDADSVVTTGAVRAFLSDD
- a CDS encoding MoaD/ThiS family protein, coding for MSSVTPEPTESPDERAVTTVEVRGTGRLYDALPTSRFEFSFEGTTLREFLDAFLDEYDVADLLIAETPEDAVAPGWAPAPETLPADFRANPEGERTRRYARICVNGRFNEQLDGFDTELSDGDRVALMYPFMFCC
- a CDS encoding DUF2249 domain-containing protein, with product MNGDGSESGTGDAPGPWGVAPTAVTTVDDLSSDLREDLGVPEGRAATGIDVRSAPPPEPLTDTVAALTETDDTTVLFQRNDRVPVHLFDRLDERGYEHASVERDGEALTAVWRE
- a CDS encoding helix-turn-helix domain-containing protein, coding for MARAKLRVTLPEDTWVGAVSRDHSDARLSVLSVLPTGEGRGVTLVSLQADDAPAVVRDIEHHDLVEEVELQRAAEDVREVVIRVETTDPRLLKPLRDSRLPVEFPLVVSEGVAEVTVAGSRERLSALATALEATGMEFSVGYVHDALDAEDLLTEPQRDLLVAAIDAGYYDTPRDATLTELADQHGIAKSTASERLHRAEGKVIKRFAEDALGLDPEVPTGLSAGER
- a CDS encoding halocyanin domain-containing protein; the protein is MSNSRTPSATRRTVLRTALATGAAAAGGAAATPAAAQSGGGLAEWFSNTGNYDGVVDETGSGSVTVQVGSEANGGAYGFSPAAVRVDPGTTVTWEWTGNGGSHNVVDEGGAFESELVGESGHTFEHTFEETGVYRYACTPHKAMGMKGAVVVGDAEVGGGGGDGEGGGSSTDSGASGESTATATDEATNTTAAGGASGSGGSDVGDAPAYLLVGGGIAAAISPLVFGLVMAVLGDGYGPDPDGTGGYRTNGESDSRREER
- a CDS encoding CGCGG family putative rSAM-modified RiPP protein translates to MTANTDAATGADPHTDSDDDERHDTSWSAKLEEPRHADDEALVCEEAIDAVERTTVGVHVNLVTHGDLGHPETYLYPALSDRFGDDVDWTFVDRCGCGGYVTRVTKES